Proteins encoded by one window of Lycium barbarum isolate Lr01 chromosome 11, ASM1917538v2, whole genome shotgun sequence:
- the LOC132617583 gene encoding uncharacterized protein LOC132617583 isoform X1, producing MCAKKVEPEGNKFFCKKCGQVPSASHRFKQKLGVIDDTGTIILMMWDRDAAKMIGKSANDLKNAVSETSGVADDSSIPIEIENLIEKRYMFKVDVQSSNCENQDEIFKVLTFTDDEGIIEKYIPSPRAETFIDPDFNQNQVSHEDNEITDSTEDAELIDIASTPVKIAITGAPTVAEEDPVAQLSGNKIKRVFKKKKIA from the exons ATGTGCGCAAAGAAGGTTGAGCCAGAGGGGAATAAGTTCTTTTGTAAAAAATGCGGGCAAGTTCCATCTGCCAGTCATCG GTTCAAGCAAAAATTAGGAGTGATAGATGACACCGGTACAATTATTTTGATGATGTGGGATAGGGATGCAGCAAAAATGATCGGAAAGTCAGCAAATGATTTAAAAAATGCTGTATCTGAG ACTTCTGGTGTTGCAGATGACTCTTCAATACCAATAGAGATAGAAAATCTTATTGAAAAAAGATACATGTTTAAAGTGGATGTTCAGAGCTCCAATTGTGAGAATCAAGATGAAATCTTTAAAGTTCTTACGTTTACTGATGACGAGGGTATTATAGAAAAATACATTCCTTCTCCACGTGCAGAGACATTCATA GATCCAGATTTCAATCAAAACCAAGTCAGTCATGAAGATAACGAAATCACG GATTCTACTGAAGATGCTGAGTTGATCGACATTGCAAGTACACCTGTCAAGATAGCTATCACTGGTGCCCCGACAGTGGCTGAAGAAGACCCAGTTGCACAGTTGTCTGGAAATAAGATCAAAAGAGTttttaagaagaagaagatagcATAA
- the LOC132617583 gene encoding uncharacterized protein LOC132617583 isoform X2 encodes MCAKKVEPEGNKFFCKKCGFKQKLGVIDDTGTIILMMWDRDAAKMIGKSANDLKNAVSETSGVADDSSIPIEIENLIEKRYMFKVDVQSSNCENQDEIFKVLTFTDDEGIIEKYIPSPRAETFIDPDFNQNQVSHEDNEITDSTEDAELIDIASTPVKIAITGAPTVAEEDPVAQLSGNKIKRVFKKKKIA; translated from the exons ATGTGCGCAAAGAAGGTTGAGCCAGAGGGGAATAAGTTCTTTTGTAAAAAATGCGG GTTCAAGCAAAAATTAGGAGTGATAGATGACACCGGTACAATTATTTTGATGATGTGGGATAGGGATGCAGCAAAAATGATCGGAAAGTCAGCAAATGATTTAAAAAATGCTGTATCTGAG ACTTCTGGTGTTGCAGATGACTCTTCAATACCAATAGAGATAGAAAATCTTATTGAAAAAAGATACATGTTTAAAGTGGATGTTCAGAGCTCCAATTGTGAGAATCAAGATGAAATCTTTAAAGTTCTTACGTTTACTGATGACGAGGGTATTATAGAAAAATACATTCCTTCTCCACGTGCAGAGACATTCATA GATCCAGATTTCAATCAAAACCAAGTCAGTCATGAAGATAACGAAATCACG GATTCTACTGAAGATGCTGAGTTGATCGACATTGCAAGTACACCTGTCAAGATAGCTATCACTGGTGCCCCGACAGTGGCTGAAGAAGACCCAGTTGCACAGTTGTCTGGAAATAAGATCAAAAGAGTttttaagaagaagaagatagcATAA